Below is a genomic region from Kribbella qitaiheensis.
CAGCGTGGTCGCCGGGGGAGAACTGCTGGCCGGGATGGCCGGTGCTGCGATCACCATGGACGTCAGCCTGCTGGCGGACGTCGTCGCTGGACGTCACTGGCGGATGGTGGGCCGGGTGCGGTCGCGCCGCGGCCGTAGCTCGATGACGCAGGCGATCGTCCATCGTGAGTTCCTCCGGATCCTCCGCTGGCCCCGGCGGCTGATCGTGGGCTTCGGGTTGCTGGTGGTTCCGTACGCCGTGGCAGGGACCGGGTACGACGTGCTCGTGCCGATCGCTGCAGGGCCTGGCCGGCTTCGGTGCCGTGCGGCCGCTGATGGACGGGCTGCGCTCCGTCTGTCGGTCCACTGGTCTCGTCCGGGCGCTAGGGATGGACCTCCGCGAGCTGCGGGTCGCGATGTCCGTAGTACCGGGGCTCTTCGTGCTGGTGTGGGTGTTGCTGGCCTACCCGGCGATCGGAGATGCCTCCGCGGCCTTCGCGATCGGGGTCGGCGTACTGACCGGCGTTGTGCGGCAAGCTTCCGCGCGACCCCCGTCGTACAGCGGGCCGCTGGTCGCTTCGCCGATGGGCGCGATCCCGCCGGGCCTGTTCTCGCAGCCGATCCGTGGGTTCGACCTGCTGATCCTCTGCCTGGCACCCGTCCTGCTCGGGCTCAGCCCGAAGTGGGCGCTGATCATCCCGTCGTTCATCATCGCCATCATGTTCGCCGTCCGCCCCAAGCAGGCCTGACACCACCACCCTCGCCACCGGCGGGGATTGGTGTTTTGCGGTTGTAGGTCTAGACAGGTACCTTGTGTTGCATGGTATCGGAGAAGGTCTTCACCCAGTTGCGGCGGGGGACGCTGGAGTTCTGCGTGCTCGCGTTGTTGCAGGGGGAGGAGCGCTACGGTTTCGAGTTGGTCAAGGCGCTCGGCGAGGTGGATGGGCTGGTCACCACGGAGGGCACGATCTACCCGTTGCTGGCGCGGCTGCGACGGGAAGGCCTGGTGGAGACGACCTGGCGCGAGTCCGAGTCGGGGCCGCCGCGGCGCTACTACCAGAGCACTGTTGAGGGACGTCAGGCGCTTGCCGCGTTCACTGCGGACTGGGAGCGGTTCCGCAACTCGGTCGACACCGTACTGGGGCGAGGGAGACAGGGATGACGAACGTGCAGAACGACGCGGACCGGCTCATCGACGCCTATCTGGAGTATCTGACGAATGCGGCCGAGCCGTTGCCGGCGAACCGGCGTACGGAGCTCGTCGAGGAAGTCACCGCGCACATCAACGAGTCGCGCGCGGCCGGGGTCTCCACCGAGGCCGAGGTCCGCACGATGCTGGCCAGGCTGGGCGATCCGGACGAGATCGTGGCCTCGGCCACCGATGGGTTGGTGCTGGTCGATCGCTACCAGCCGCGCAACCGCGGGCGCGAGGTGGTGGCGCTGCTGCTGTTGCTGTTCGGCGGGTTCGTGCTCTTCGGTTGGTTCATCGGGGTGTACCTGCTCTGGACCACGGATCGCTGGAACGTCAAGGAGAAACTCCTCGCCACCCTGGTCTGGCCCCTCGGCGTCGCCGGCTCGATCGCGCTCCTGCGCATCGAGGTGAGCATGCCCACTTGGCTCGAGATCGTGGTCGGCGCCGTCATCTGGCTCGCCCCACTCGCGGTGGTCGGCGTACTCCTCAAGAACGCCCAACCAGGCCGCGCCACCGCCTGACCTCTCGTGCGAAGCGGGTCGGCGTACCCGGGGGGTCAGGTGGTCTCGTGGGAGAGCCACTTGCGTTGGATCTCGTGTTCTACGTCGACGTCGAAATGCCGCGCGAGCAGGAGCAGTTGGCAGATCACGTCGGCGAACTCGAGTTGGAAGGCGTCGCGGATCTCGTCGGCCGACTTGCCCTTCGTCCGCGCCCGGCCGGTCACCTGCAGGTAGGCCTGGGTCAACTCACCGACCTCTTCCTGCAGCTTCAGCAGGAACCAGTCGCTGTCCCGCTCGAAGCCCAGATACTCGCCGTACCGTGCCGACAACTTCTCCAACCGCCCGGACAGCTCTTCGATCTCCACCGCCCAACCCAACCACGCCACACCGACAGTCGCAGCAACCAAATAATCACCAGTCGGTTGGAGATTTTGAGCCTTCAAGACTCATAAATCCCCAATCGACTGGAGATTTCGGCCGAGATGCGCTCCAATATCTACAGGAGAGTGGAGTTTTGAGAGGAAAGTCGTGAGCGACCTGAAGTCGATCAAGAGTGTGGCCGCAGAGCTTGGGCTGTCGGTCAGTCGTATCCGGCAGTTGACTGACGAGGGCGTTTTCACGGCGGAACGAACCGATGGCGGACATCGACGCTACGACGTCGAGGCGACTCGATCAGCGTGGTTGCGTTATCGACTCAGCCGTGCCGGCTTGCCGCTGGACAACGCACAGGCCAACACCCCGGCCGGACCGCCGTTGTTCGAGCGCGAGTTCGAGTTGGACGGCTTGGCCGAGGATCGCGTGTGGGCAATCGTCAAGCCTGCACTTGACCTGCCCACGGGTGGACCTGCCGAGCAGATTCTGAGCTACTCCTTCACGGAGATGCTCAACAACGCCATTGACCACTCCGGTGGGCGCTATGTCGAGGTAGCTGCCTTCGCGACAGATGCCGGATTGCAGATCATCATCCAGGATGACGGCAGTGGCGCCTTCGCGCATCTGGCGGATGGGCTTGGGCTGCCAGATCATTTCACCGCCATCCAAGAGTTGACGAAGGGCAAGCGCACCACCGCGCCCGACCGTCATACCGGGGAGGGGATCTTCTTCACATCCAAGGCGGTGGATCTCTTCAAGCTAGCTGCGAACGGCATCGATTGGACAGTCGACAACCTGCGGAACGACCAAGCGGTTGGAATGTCGGAGGTCGCCCAGGGAACTCGTGTACAGCTTGAGTTGGATCCGGCAACGGATCGCGATCTTGCCAACCTCTTTCGGGAGTTCACCATCGACTACGAGTTCAGTCGGAGCCGGCCGGTGGTGAAGTTGTTCGAGTTCGGGCTGTCTTTCGTGAGCCGTAGTGAAGCCAAGCGACTACTCGCCGGTATGGAGGTTTTCAGTGAGGTTGACGTTGATTTCACCGGCGTCGAGAGCGTAGGTCAGGCATTCGTGGATGAGATGCTTCGGGTGTGGCCGAAGCTTCATCCCGACACGGTGATCATCCCGACCGGTATGAACAGCGCGGTGGAGTTCATGGTTCAGCGAGGGCTGGGGCCACGGGCATGAGCTGACCGTCGCCTGTGGGCACCCTCAACGCCCTGCGGACCCTGACAGCCGCAGGGCGTTGGGGAGAAGGGCTCGGCCGAGGGGCAGAGTCTCGGCCGAGACCTTGACCAGTTCGCCGTTAGTGCCCCGAGTCCGAAGTTCTTTGACGTGGGCGGCGCCCAGGCACGCACCTCGCGGCACTTGAGAATCATCCACGATGCTTCGCATCGAGGATGATTCTCAAGCACCCCGATGCACGCACCTGAACACCGCCGACTGTCAAACAACTTCGAACTCGGGGCACTGGGGGTAGTTCACCCACTGGGCGACGTTGGTGGCCGAGTCGGACGGACCGCCGGTGTTGTTGATGACGTGCGAGATCGTGCCCTCGCCGCCGAGCGACACGGTCACCATGCTGTGGAACTTCACGCCCGGCTTGTTCGGTACCTCGAACGCGCGATCCGCCACGATGCTCGGATCGTCGTTGAAGACGCAGTAGCTGCCCAGCCCCCACGCCTCGTGCGTGGTGACCGAATCAGCGACCTTGTACGCCGCGTAGCCACGGGTCGATCCGTTCATCCAGGCTGCCTGGTTCGGCGGGTCGTACGGCATCTCGTTCTGGTAGAAGTACGTCCTCCCCCCGTTGCCGTTCCAGATCGTCTGGTACTTCTGGTAGTGCTCCACGAACAGCCCGTACGCCGTAATGTCGTTGCCGTTGACAACGAGTCCGGTAGCGG
It encodes:
- a CDS encoding DUF6297 family protein: MDGLRSVCRSTGLVRALGMDLRELRVAMSVVPGLFVLVWVLLAYPAIGDASAAFAIGVGVLTGVVRQASARPPSYSGPLVASPMGAIPPGLFSQPIRGFDLLILCLAPVLLGLSPKWALIIPSFIIAIMFAVRPKQA
- a CDS encoding PadR family transcriptional regulator, with the protein product MVSEKVFTQLRRGTLEFCVLALLQGEERYGFELVKALGEVDGLVTTEGTIYPLLARLRREGLVETTWRESESGPPRRYYQSTVEGRQALAAFTADWERFRNSVDTVLGRGRQG
- a CDS encoding HAAS signaling domain-containing protein; the encoded protein is MTNVQNDADRLIDAYLEYLTNAAEPLPANRRTELVEEVTAHINESRAAGVSTEAEVRTMLARLGDPDEIVASATDGLVLVDRYQPRNRGREVVALLLLLFGGFVLFGWFIGVYLLWTTDRWNVKEKLLATLVWPLGVAGSIALLRIEVSMPTWLEIVVGAVIWLAPLAVVGVLLKNAQPGRATA
- a CDS encoding pyrophosphatase, with protein sequence MEIEELSGRLEKLSARYGEYLGFERDSDWFLLKLQEEVGELTQAYLQVTGRARTKGKSADEIRDAFQLEFADVICQLLLLARHFDVDVEHEIQRKWLSHETT
- a CDS encoding STAS-like domain-containing protein, translated to MSDLKSIKSVAAELGLSVSRIRQLTDEGVFTAERTDGGHRRYDVEATRSAWLRYRLSRAGLPLDNAQANTPAGPPLFEREFELDGLAEDRVWAIVKPALDLPTGGPAEQILSYSFTEMLNNAIDHSGGRYVEVAAFATDAGLQIIIQDDGSGAFAHLADGLGLPDHFTAIQELTKGKRTTAPDRHTGEGIFFTSKAVDLFKLAANGIDWTVDNLRNDQAVGMSEVAQGTRVQLELDPATDRDLANLFREFTIDYEFSRSRPVVKLFEFGLSFVSRSEAKRLLAGMEVFSEVDVDFTGVESVGQAFVDEMLRVWPKLHPDTVIIPTGMNSAVEFMVQRGLGPRA